In Trichoplusia ni isolate ovarian cell line Hi5 chromosome 2, tn1, whole genome shotgun sequence, the DNA window tctcgAGTACCAAACGAAAATATCGAGTTTGGCATTATGGTCATTATCTTTTATAATGATTACTAAATATGGTCGCGATTACGAAAGAAATATCAACCCTTTCTAAGCCTAAGTTACATATTAAAAGTGTactagtaatattaaatttaagcaAACAAGGGGATAGTAAGTACCTGTACAGGTTAGCGTCGGAATAGAGTACGCTAGCAAAGACAAGATGGTCGCGCGAGTTGAGGTGAAGCCGGCCGCGAGTGTCGCGCAGcacgcggcgcgcgcgcagccgccGCGAGCCCGCGCGCCAGCACGCCGGCACGTCGCGCAGGACCGTGCTGGCGGCGGGGGACAGGCAATACCATCAAATAGTTTCACACCTAACCGGAATCCGGATAATCGAATAGTTCATTGACCTTGCACTTATCCGAGTCCAATGTGCATATGGATTGTTTGGGATGGGATGGCAAACCTTATTTGATTATATGGGGTCAAGGATAATTCATCTTGAAAATTGGACAAAATAGTTCCGCgtaatgataaataaactttCTGACACAGGATAACTTTGTGCCTACAAATTTGCCGTCTTTgcatttttgtctgtttttgttAGTTCTTTTCATACTAACTTTCAGTTATAACCCATATTGATAGGGCAAAAAACCCCACACCATTATCGTTAATTTTGAACTGGAAATAATCACACCCAGGTCGGAAAAATATCCTATAGTCAAATTGACTTCGTACCATTTTTCTTCCCATAACTTTAAGTAAAACAGCCATACCCGGGGCATCTTATAGTGATCGGGCGTCCGAAATCAGCGTAAATAGTGTCCCGGGCGGCAAGAGGCGGTTGTTTCGGCAGCACTTCGTTGAGCGAGTATAGTAGGACTGCATCAGTTCGCATTGTCTTGTTGTCCCGGCTTGGTACTCTTGCCAAGGAAATGTCCTGGCAACTTACctaaaaacaacttaaatttAGCGTAATATAGCCCTCGGTATATGGATGTTTTTTGTGCTAATGTATGTGATATATAGTACTCCTTATCAGTTACCGAAAATGGgcaaaaaattgtttcattcaaatgtaacaaaaatatgtaatagtaGTGTTTTTATCAGGACTTCACTTTGATCTCAGATAAAAGTCATAAAATTTACTTTCCTCTCTAAGTCTCGCTATCTTTagatatatttgttattatgtCTCGCTCCCTTTCTAAACGTGACGTCTCTACGTACCTTGCACATGGCGATCATGATCTCGCTGGGTCTCTGCTGGCCGATGTTCATTAGTTTAATTGGCGGCGGCAGGTACTGCGACCGGCATGGTATGCCGTCAGGAAAGACTACACACAGAACAGACATGTGTTCTTACTTGTACTACTAGTCTGTGAGTCACGAGTCTGAAGGTTCCGGACATAACGAGAATGGGgaatttattggaaaataatttcGTAACAACGGCGatctttatttttcgtatttgttGTCATATCTCCAGCACAAATACGTACATTATCGGTAAAAAGTCTAGCTGTCTACCTATCATGGTTCCAacacctggtgacagacggacagagagcAGTGATTCAGTAATGGGGTTTGCTTTTACCTTTTAGGTACGAAACCCTACAAAACTGTTTACAGACTGAAGTGATCGCTTTTCATTATAAAATCGTTTGTATAGATCAGACGGTGGAGTAAGCCTTCTTTTGCTgttcataatatttatggttaATTTTCTCCAAGTTTACGTTAAGTGgctaaaagaagaaaatatgtgggcaattttgcaaaatatttacaatagctGATATGTCTGATTCGGCAGTTTTCACTGTTTACTCCAGTGCGACAAGAATATGACGTACTTTGTGTTTTGGTAAACTAAATACGCACGATGCTTTATCATATAATCATAAGTAAGagggtattatttattacatattactTATTCGCATTTtggaattgaaaatattaaaccaattattttcaataatattattttagttttaattcgactgatgtaaatttaataaacgtaTCTAATTGTGCAAGAAATCGTATTAATACTTGaacagaaatattattaagtacaaATTCCTAGTTAGTTTGCAACGTATATAAGTTAAATAGTATTCTTTCTCCTTTGTATGTTCgtagataacatttttatcagtGTTATTTGTCAAAGGAACTACAACTTATTTCTTCACTATTTTGTTTTGAGGTCGtttgaattatttgtataaCGCGGTGGATAACAACCGGAGTGTAACGTTGGAGTGTGTGCTACGTCTGTTACTTACTGTGATATTGTATACTTGTTGGATATTTAAGGTAATTTTCTTATATAAATTGAGTGTTGTTATACTCTATTGTAGGTCTTTTAGTGTCTAGGTGTCTACGTTTGTGTATTCCTACGTTCTTTAAGTCATGCAATATCAGGTGTATCATTTACTAACAGCATTGCTGATATAGTTATTAATGACTTACTCTTAAACAAACCGATGTCATTGTCGTCTAATTTAACAAAGTCTTCGATTTCGACTGTCTTTCTTGTGTGATTCTCCATCTGCAgcaggttttaaattaaaattaactttcgTATTTTGTACGCGGATGTGCTAAAGTATTCAATTAGTCTTCTTTTCGTTTCGTTTAGCATGTTAGCTCTGACTAGTCCAAAATCTAGCCAGATCGGTTAGTTTTGCATTAGCCAAATTAATAGTGAACCTTCACTAACCATCTTGGGGTCCAGCTTGACATAGCACATGCCGTAGCGTCGCTTCCTGCCGATCTCACCGCACACGCTGCACTCTGTCCACGGGGACCACATGCTGAACGATTCGACGCCTTTGTACACCTCGGGGGGAGAAGCGTGCGGGCCTCGGGACTCTGGACCTTTCACCTAGACAATTAGCAACGTTAAGGTCTTCGATCCCAGTAGGTGTTTGACTGAAAAGATTTGGTGTCGACGTTGTGCCTAAAGCTTAAGACAGAAAGACCAGGCTtgtataaacaaaactaaatccagttccaaaaaaaaaaacatatgaaggCGTTATTAAGATCTACCAAGATACAAGAGAATACTAAGCCATGAATGGCAAATTGTTAAGCAGTAAGGTGTAATGTGACTGACCACTCTGTAGGGCTCCTCGATGTCGACCACCTCCAGTATGATGAGGCTGCTGTTGCTGCCGCCCAGCTCGCACTGGAACACGCCGCCGTCCTCCGGCATCACGTTGTAGATCGTCATGTTGCCGTCCTTCTCCACCATGCGCTCGTGTTCCACCACGTCACTGAACACCAGCGACTTCGGAGACTGGACAGTTTAACGTGTTACAGTCTAATTTTGATTAGTCCCAAAAATGTTTCTATAATTCAGTGAGTCTTCAAATtgcatttagaaaaaatgatGGGATATACTAGTTCCGTACCGGACAAAAATATGGTTAATTCTAGTTTCTATCCTAGGCAAATTATCCAATATAGCTCGAGTAAAGGTTAGGCAAAACTATTATTGTGGTTGTCCCAGTACTAACCCAAAATATGGAATTGAAGTCTACCCCGTTGGCTTTAGTCAGGAACGGTCCGTCGTACTTCGGTAAGGATTTCCGCTATCCTACAAAAGAAGATAGTATTACCTTAGCCACCATCCACCTCCGGGGCTTCTTCTTCTCCCCTGGCGCGAGGCACGTCCCGCAGGGCAGGCGGGCCACCGCGCCCTGGAACACCGCCACGATGTAGGACGGCAGCGTGCGCGACCCGCTCAGCTGCGACAGCAGCCGCGCCGAGCACGAGTAGTACTGCCGCCACAGCGACGACATGCCCGACAACTTGCGCCGGTCGCCTTCTGAGGGGAAACACTAGGTGCAAACTGTCTACTTGTTAGGGGTATAAAACAACGGACACGGGACAGGTTTATTCATGGGGATAGGATTAGGATTTCGTCCCACAAAGAGCCTACAAAAACgatataattttatactcaTAAAGTAAAAAGGGATTGTACAATAATAGGAAAAGTAATTTACTTGGATACATCAGAACATCTTCGACGTTATTCTTCTGAAAGTCATCTCCCGTTACGTCTCCGTACATAACTCtgcttatattattaatttcctcCACTCTCTTGTGTATAGAGTGTCTGAAACTACATTTTACgttgtttataacaaatattacaattaaaattaagaatattttgcgGTCAgccattttgataaataatttggtTGGAAATAATGTCAGCTGACGTAAGTTTTGACTTCTAAGTACTTGACGGTGATTTTGTTTTGGATTCAAAATCGAATGTGGAATCACAAACGaaagttttacaaaacaataatgtaagTTCGTTTCCTGATTGGTTGTTGCGGGAACGATTCGGTACGGGCGGTTTCAAACGCGTTACATCGGTGTTACGTCGAATGGTGTGGTAACACCCTAAGCATTCAGAAGTTAGGATAATTACTGGGAACAATTGAACGTGGAGGAtctaattgtatattttgtttgttagcAAAAGACGGAGCCGCTGATGTCGCTGGGCCCGCAGCCGACGCCGGAGATGGAGGCGATAGCGCGCGAGGTGGACGCGTTGGCGCGCGAGCGACTGGCGCTGGAGGCCGAGCTGGCGGCCAAGCAGCGGGACCTCACCGTCAAGACCGGGGAGGCGGATAGCTTGCAGGTACACCACCCAGGAATATGGAAACCAAGTCAACAAACTAAATTAGGTTACTGTACAAATTGGGACTGTTGTCACTGTGGCAGTGTTGTGTTTCTACTCAAGAAACAGTCGTCTTATAAGCTGGGAAGGGTGGTATGCTGACTGAGTTTTGAAAAAACGAGAAATCCgggatattttatataattatttatctggGATTTAACAGTTAATCGTATATTTGGCTTGCTTTTTTTCAGAGCGAACTAGATACCCTCACAGCAACATTAAAACAGTTAGAAAACCAAAAAGGAGAAGCACAAAAAAGATTGAATGATCTCAAGACACAGGTAATGACTAAATTGTCTTTAATTTTTCTAGAATGCCAGTTTGATTTGTTGCTGTAACTGTTGATGCGTGTGCCAGGTGGAGAAGCTCCGGTCGCAGGTGTCGGCGCaggaggcggcggcggccgaGACGGAGGCCGAGGTGGCGGCGCGCCGGGCGGCCGCGCACACGCTGCGGGAGAAGGAGCGCGCGCTGCAGGCCGACGTGGCCGAGGCCGACGCCGAGGCCGAGGCCATCACCGCGCAGCTCAGCCGCACCGTGCTCGCCGTCAGCCAGGTACCACATGGGATTCTTACATGTCGTTTAGCTGTTGTAACTTTTATCTCACAATAATGATTTAagagaaaaatgttttgctGTCATGTATAGAATCATTTGAGTGTTAAGAAGCTTGAGTACAAAGAACAGGTATTTCTCATTGCACAGGAAacgtagtttttgttttaattgattatattaaacCCTTTGTTACTTGCAATCTGTCTAAAATCTTTTTTGCAGAGCTTCGTGTCGactaaaatgtaatgtaataaacaaacttacattcacatttaatgTTAGCAGGGATGTTTGTAAAAATAGCGTTAAATAGTAAAACAGTACCAAATAGCAATAcggtaaaattttaaaacgtggTCAGCCTTTGAAATCCTTACCATTATTTGCGTGTGTTGCAGGCGAACATAAAGATCGCGTACCTGGAGGAGCAGCACCGCCTGATCTCGGAGGCGGCGGAGGcgctggcgggcgcgggcgcgggcgcgggggcgggcgcggcggccgcgctgCAGCTGGCGCCGGGCTTCTCGGCCGCGCATCTGGAGCGCCTGGTGCGCGGCGCCACGCCCAACGACGCGCTCGTACGTCACACACACATACCGATACCGCCCAAAATGTTCTGCCGGACAATGCCTTACATAATATGCTGGATTCGGCTGCGATTTAGTGATTACAGATATTTAGAGTGATGTTCATTCCCATTGACCACCaggctgttttgttttttgttgctaTTATTGTAATGGTTTCGTTTATCCCTGCAATCAATTAGTTACCTAAGAAATCGAAATACGAAATAACATTTGCACGTGAAAATCTCCTTTCCAGCCTTTCTTATTAACATTATCTGCTCCTCGTCAACAATGatcataatttaatacataCCTAAAGTAAAATCCGTATacaagaaaactaaaaatgaaacataTATTCCATGTATTACAGGAAGACGAGCCTTTCGCGAAAAGCAACGGCTTCGCCTCGAGCACCGGCTTCGACGCGGACCCCTTCGCGGAGCGTAATGCTGACCCCTTCGCACCGCAGTCTGGACAGGTGAAGACGGTATATAATATAcctcatttattaattaagtttagaTTGTTATCTGAATATGATCCGTAAAGACAAAGAGTATAGCATGTAGTTTGTTTGGCATTGTCTATTGTGTAATCCTACAGCCAATTAAAGTCATCACGTTTATTACGTCatattatttttgctgtatTATGAATTGATTTCAAATTGTGTTGATTATTTGTTATAGATGCAGGACGGTTTCGGTACGTCGGATCCGTTCGCGTCGAACGCGGACCCATTCGCCGGCGATGCTTTCGCCGCACAAGACAATAAGCCTATTGAAGATGTAAGGattgttgattattatttataagttagaTTCTTATCATATTGTCATGAAACCTCttctttgaaatttattttgactgTAGTAGAAGAATGTTTTAACGTTCAAAGatgtgtttaaaataacttttgacTAAGTAATCCACAATACGAcggttagattttttttgcaatttctatTGTCGTACATTTTCGTAGACATACTCCCAAAGATTTGGTTTTGTTGCTGACTTTGATTCCGATTTGAACAAAATCGAGACATGATCCAGTGTTATCAGCGGCGTTAGCTGTTGATTGAGCGCAGTTCGAACTCGCGTGACTGCAGGAATGACTCGTTGTCCTGAATTGACTGATAGTAAATAGTTGTGTCGGAGCGAGTGAGTGACGCGTGTGGTCCCGCAGGACCCGTTCGCGGTGCTGCACGCGCCGGCGCTGCCGCCCAAGCAGCACAagacgccgccgccgcgccccgcgccgccgcgccccaCGCCGCTCAAGGTAACCTGACACGCTGCTGCTCACACTTACTTTTCTTTGTGAACTACGTTTTTTAACATGTTTGATACCTTAGAAAGTAAAACTGTGTTAAGAacttgtttatgaaaataagaCATTATTTCTTCTCGTAGTTTTAATCTTTGTGAATGAATGACTTAATCCAGTTTTACTGAACATGAAATTTGGCTAAATAACTTTtacattcaaatcaaaaagCAATACAATACCGCATAAAAACTAccctaatataaataaatattatacatattagtCAAATTTTACATTCCCCCCAGTAAACTCAACATATTTTAAGCtaacgttttattttcagattttgttatttttataattatttgaggTTTATTTAACCCCGACCCCCGTAATTAGCCGCATGAGGACGACGGGTAGTATCGTCGATAagctaaatactttttttttattttgatcatgCAGCAGAGAAAGTAACATGTACGTAAAACAGTATTACCGCACTAGTTACACTAGAGGATGGCATTTTATCGTGTTTCCATTgcttcctattttttttttttacgtaaaatgtcAATCTCAGTTGCGCTGCTGTTTGAAATTATGTTGCAAGTAATTGAAAGCTGTGCTGTTATCCGGTATATATTATGGCAACACAATTAATGAGCAAagccaatgttttttttacatatatctAAACTTTTAAgaatacaatttgaattatttgtttttatctgcCACGTTTCCTTAATATTCCGAAGACCAActattaattcttaaaataagatTGTTGTGGCATAACGCCGTTTCGCTTGCACGATTGCAACTATCTTTCTTTAAGGATTAATGGTGGGCCTCctaatttaacaataacaatatggGCCAAAATCTAGTCTCTTGGACGAGTCTAGTGTACAGTAGTGTTGCCATGATACAGTATCGGTATTGTTTACTTTCTCTGTGGCCACTCCGCCTGTAGCCTGTCACGTTCGTTTGGTTCGCTGCCGCACGCTTCGCACGCTTATTACCTTCACAATACAtcatatacatttatttcattaactcTGTCGGTTGACCATCGTTGATGCGTTGTTTTGAACgattataatttaacaatatttaatgaaaGTATTTAAATCATGTTTAGAAAAGAAATGGTTGTGTGATAAAGATTATCTTAAATTCTTTTTCTCTATGCAAAAAGTATAACTTAAAAATCTAGCAAGAATTTTGCAAAATTTGGATTACAGTAATTTAACTCACGCATGTTCAAagattttcatacaaaaatctctatataataaataaataataaataataaatcctgggacaactcacacacggttatctgatcccaagctaagcagagcttgtgttatggtaaccagacaactgataaacttacttatatatttctaaatacatacatattatagataaattacacccagacaccagaacaaatgatcatgctcatcacacatcatttgtcctgggcgggaatcgaacccacgacctccggtatagcagtcagggtcactaaccactagaccaacaggccagtcaaatatCCACTCACTGCAAGTTATGTGAGAACATTTACCCAAAAGATATATTGAAATGGAACGCATGTTCAGTAAGTAGAAATCAACCGACTCATACACACCAACACCATGGCTCATGTATTgcacgttttatttatttttcccgCTTTCtatgtgtgttttgtttatttatattattttaggctCTATTTGCTTAGTAAGATgtacaattaatatttgtgcTGTGTAGTTACAATAACTCTTTAGAGTTCCCAGCTGGGATAATGTGGTCTAGATATATTCAAAGTAAATCGTCAAATGTAATATCAACTTATTTAATACTCAATCAAGTTTGAAGTCTACGAATATACGCTTGGCACCGTTTTCagcgtattaaaattaaagaaggTCATTGTAGTTTAATTTCGTAAAGTCTTCTTCTTCTGCTGGTATTCGGTATACACGATTTGTAATCCTGATCAGAGCAAAATATTTAGTACCCTAATAAAACTGTGAAACAGGcaataattcaatataattgCTTTGTCAGTGCGCCCGAATGCTAGAGCTATATATTTGCCTTTGTCACTAAGAGCTGGGTGCTAGTAATGCTGTATGTAGGACGTTTAGTAAATGCTGTGctatttatctatatctatttaATGTCGGTGTTCTGTATCatgcagttttaaatataacattatatttcaaaattgttgtttatgATGATTACATTTTCGTCGTCAGAAGCttcattttaacattatttttttaaaaacattattgataAGTTTCTCATCTCTATGTAAAGCCTATATCTACACCGTATAATTTATTCAACGcataatctaaataatttattaaataaaaaacgtaattttaaacctttatttcaaaattataaatgatgATCGTGTGGatcaaatattgaattagtGTTGCATGCTAGTCGCTTGGTGTAGCGCCGCTAGTACATCGTCACCCCCACTCCTGGTTcttattgtttcatttatatttatttgttatcattTCTATTATATGACCAATATAACTCTACCTGTATATAcctataatgataatattatgagCACACCGCGCGacttttgttattataagtTCAATGTAACTGCCTTCCTTTTACTGTATGATTGATGTCTCGCGCTGTGCTCTACAAGTTCATGAGTCATGTAACACTTGTCCACTAACATGCTAACCACTGCTCGTGTGCTTGTCCCCACTTGCAGCGCTAAGCGgacgcggcggcggcgaggcTGACACGTGCGTACAAtctgtctctctcccacacacACGCTAGCCCACTCGCATCCCACTCACACACACTTTGTCGTCCAGACCGACCGCCAGGCGGCCATGGACTTCGCCGACGACCCCTTCAAGGACTACCGATACGAGGATCCCTTCAACATCGAGGACCCCTTCGCCGACGTCACCGACAGCAAGCGCAACGACCCGTTCGGCCGGCCGACCTCCGTGGCCGGCTTCGAGACCGACGACTTCTTCTCGGCCAGCGCCGACCTCAACGGCGGCTTCGCGCCCCCCGACAAGCGCAGCGGCCGCGTGTCCGCCCCGCCCGTCGCCTACGACCCCTTCGCGGGCCGCGCGCAGCCCAAGCTGGCCGCGGCCGCCAGCACCGGCAACGTGGCGGCCGCGGGGGGC includes these proteins:
- the LOC113502130 gene encoding uncharacterized protein LOC113502130, translating into MADRKIFLILIVIFVINNVKCSFRHSIHKRVEEINNISRVMYGDVTGDDFQKNNVEDVLMYPKGDRRKLSGMSSLWRQYYSCSARLLSQLSGSRTLPSYIVAVFQGAVARLPCGTCLAPGEKKKPRRWMVAKVILSSFVG
- the LOC113502119 gene encoding Ig-like V-type domain-containing protein FAM187A, coding for MVEKDGNMTIYNVMPEDGGVFQCELGGSNSSLIILEVVDIEEPYRVVKGPESRGPHASPPEVYKGVESFSMWSPWTECSVCGEIGRKRRYGMCYVKLDPKMMENHTRKTVEIEDFVKLDDNDIGLFKIFPDGIPCRSQYLPPPIKLMNIGQQRPSEIMIAMCKVSCQDISLARVPSRDNKTMRTDAVLLYSLNEVLPKQPPLAARDTIYADFGRPITIRCPGYGCFT